A single Xenopus laevis strain J_2021 chromosome 3S, Xenopus_laevis_v10.1, whole genome shotgun sequence DNA region contains:
- the LOC108703510 gene encoding neurosecretory protein VGF → MLPATMPDEGDELFKDISPKALAAVLLQALNSDGEEQTPSTSPERTPPGDHKALKDEKEDGLTERVKTRSQSLEREDELREDAKVGNEEDLESVKSLLQEFESFQSPPKAEQEIEQQTRSDSDDLEELKELLGIGSEIEEEKRSPIQPDAESSKKWGEEEESDNLAGVAQDLLLQYVLNGAENEEEQGKEEKNQEQEGSEEAADYQGGDFVEGQRPMFEDEEDANILEKRSNDDDDDEIDPQTIDKLIELSSRLHLPADDVVDIIADVERRKRRRMKKKKARDDFLGRKERTRAPPQSWPDTPKPAYYPRRRLEQEPVWNKVQDPVWNKVPEPIWSKKKEPRWNKWADPNWNKLQEPRWDKVQQPSWNKVQQPSWNKVQQPSWNIVQQPSWKKMQEPNWKKMQDPNWNKVQDYGNKVQDSYGNKVQDSNWNKVQDSNWNKVQDSNWNKVHDSSWNKLPESSWNEIEKPSWNKAQKSSWDNMEDSSWNKVKQPSWKKFMQPPPRRYRTRPSSFSNYIRPRAFQSPPRYYYKPPPPQIDDYFDEDKARQEEMENYIERLLLTHPEVFQ, encoded by the coding sequence ATGCTTCCTGCAACAATGCCAGATGAGGGAGATGAATTGTTTAAAGATATCAGTCCAAAGGCCTTGGCTGCTGTCTTGCTACAAGCCCTTAATTCAGACGGGGAAGAGCAGACCCCTTCAACCTCGCCAGAGAGAACTCCCCCTGGAGATCACAAAGCCTTAAAAGATGAGAAAGAGGATGGTCTGACAGAGAGAGTAAAGACCAGATCACAAAGTTTAGAAAGGGAGGATGAGTTAAGAGAAGATGCAAAGGTGGGGAATGAAGAAGACTTAGAAAGTGTGAAGTCACTGTTGCAAGAGTTTGAGAGTTTTCAGTCCCCACCTAAAGCAGAGCAAGAAATTGAACAGCAAACAAGATCTGATAGTGATGACTTAGAAGAGCTAAAGGAGCTTCTAGGTATAGGAAGTGAAATAGAAGAGGAAAAAAGGTCCCCGATCCAACCTGATGCAGAATCATCCAAAAAatggggagaagaagaagaaagtgaTAATCTAGCTGGTGTTGCTCAAGACCTTCTGCTACAATATGTCCTGAATGGAGCTGAAAATGAAGAAGAGCAGGGTAAGGAAGAAAAGAACCAAGAGCAGGAAGGTAGCGAAGAAGCAGCTGATTACCAAGGAGGAGACTTTGTTGAAGGTCAGAGGCCTATGTTTGAAGATGAGGAAGATGCTAATATCCTAGAGAAAAGATcaaatgatgacgatgatgatgagATTGATCCTCAAACCATTGACAAGTTGATTGAGCTCTCCAGTCGCCTGCATCTTCCAGCCGATGATGTTGTTGATATCATAGCTGATGTTGAAAGGAGGAAAAGGAGAAGGatgaaaaagaagaaggcaagagATGACTTCCTTGGAAGAAAGGAAAGGACAAGAGCCCCACCACAATCTTGGCCAGACACCCCAAAACCTGCCTATTATCCCAGGAGAAGGCTGGAACAAGAGCCAGTCTGGAATAAAGTGCAAGATCCAGTCTGGAACAAGGTTCCTGAACcaatttggagtaagaaaaaggAGCCAAGATGGAATAAATGGGCAGATCCCAATTGGAATAAGCTGCAGGAACCAAGATGGGATAAAGTGCAACAACCAAGCTGGAACAAAGTGCAACAGCCAAGCTGGAATAAAGTGCAACAACCAAGCTGGAATATAGTACAACAACCAAGCTGGAAAAAGATGCAAGAGCCAAACTGGAAAAAGATGCAAGACCCAAACTGGAATAAGGTGCAAGATTACGGGAATAAGGTGCAAGATTCCTACGGGAATAAGGTGCAAGATTCCAACTGGAATAAGGTGCAAGATTCAAACTGGAATAAGGTGCAAGATTCAAACTGGAATAAGGTGCATGATTCAAGCTGGAACAAGTTGCCAGAATCCAGTTGGAATGAGATAGAAAAGCCAAGCTGGAATAAAGCACAAAAATCAAGTTGGGATAATATGGAAGACTCAAGCTGGAATAAGGTGAAACAGCCAAGCTGGAAAAAATTTATGCAGCCACCTCCCCGCAGATATCGCACACGCCCTTCTTCATTCTCAAATTATATCCGTCCTAGGGCTTTCCAGTCTCCCCCAAGATATTACTACAAACCTCCTCCTCCACAGATCGATGATTATTTTGATGAAGACAAGGCTAGGCAGGAGGAGATGGAGAATTACATTGAAAGGCTCCTGCTGACCCATCCTGAGGTCTTCCAGTGA